In Labilithrix sp., a single genomic region encodes these proteins:
- a CDS encoding methyltransferase domain-containing protein: MRYGLAASNLPEWVALKLLDAPLPVLDTLLGPLQARAVIAAERAGVFRKLAKDGPITAPKLAADLALDAECLRLLLRVLRAMSYVELRAGAWSLTRRARRWYGPGAKEPYEAFTQFGAPQWRMIEQLDEVLVTGKGVDFHDQEWFTDWALYQRSMFENARASSWFVVDNFPVPPGARDLLDIAGSHGWLGAALARRHAGLRSTVLDRAEALAAAREIAKANGYDDVVTFEEGDLRTADFGPPRDAVLLSNILHHFGADENLSILRRVRAAMKPGATIGIFEIETPPDDAPVDAGGDAFALYFRITSNATCYRATDYTKWLAAAGFAHPHAIRNLRMPSRMLVVAHA, encoded by the coding sequence ATGCGATACGGCCTCGCCGCCTCGAACCTCCCCGAGTGGGTCGCGTTGAAGCTCCTCGACGCGCCGCTCCCCGTCCTCGACACGCTCCTCGGCCCGCTCCAGGCGCGCGCGGTCATCGCGGCGGAGCGCGCGGGCGTCTTCCGCAAGCTCGCGAAGGACGGCCCCATCACCGCGCCGAAGCTCGCGGCGGACCTCGCGCTCGACGCGGAGTGCCTGCGCCTCTTGCTGCGCGTGCTGCGCGCGATGTCCTACGTCGAGCTCCGCGCCGGCGCGTGGTCCCTCACGCGCCGCGCGCGGCGCTGGTACGGCCCCGGCGCGAAGGAGCCGTACGAAGCGTTCACGCAGTTCGGCGCGCCGCAGTGGCGGATGATCGAGCAGCTCGACGAGGTCCTGGTCACGGGCAAAGGCGTCGACTTCCACGATCAGGAGTGGTTCACCGACTGGGCGCTCTACCAGCGCTCGATGTTCGAGAACGCGCGCGCGTCGTCCTGGTTCGTCGTCGACAACTTCCCGGTCCCCCCCGGCGCGCGCGACTTGCTCGACATCGCCGGCTCCCACGGCTGGCTCGGCGCCGCCCTCGCGCGGAGGCACGCGGGCCTGCGGAGCACGGTGCTCGATCGCGCGGAGGCGCTCGCCGCCGCGCGCGAGATCGCGAAGGCGAACGGCTACGACGACGTCGTCACCTTCGAGGAGGGCGACCTCCGCACCGCCGACTTCGGTCCGCCCCGCGACGCGGTGCTGCTGAGCAACATCCTCCACCACTTCGGCGCGGACGAGAACCTGAGCATCCTCCGCCGCGTGAGGGCGGCGATGAAGCCCGGCGCGACGATCGGCATCTTCGAGATCGAGACGCCGCCGGACGACGCCCCCGTCGACGCCGGCGGCGACGCCTTCGCCCTCTACTTCCGCATCACCTCGAACGCGACGTGCTACCGCGCCACCGACTACACGAAGTGGCTCGCCGCCGCGGGCTTCGCGCACCCGCACGCCATCCGCAACCTGCGAATGCCCTCACGCATGCTCGTCGTCGCGCACGCGTAG
- a CDS encoding sigma-70 family RNA polymerase sigma factor — translation MPFPIAERTEAAAIAPALEALYAAHGTRIHRFLRDLLGDATLAKDATQETFVRAYRKLGTFESGANVVPWLFGIARNVSLELRKARARTGKWMVSDPDADAACESSPERDLLGREALRVVGAALSQLPEERRAMLLLRLDHGLSYDDIAVTMGCSLAKVKVEIFRAREVLRDVMATYQGGER, via the coding sequence ATGCCGTTCCCGATCGCGGAGCGGACGGAGGCGGCCGCGATCGCCCCGGCCTTGGAGGCGCTCTACGCCGCGCACGGCACGCGCATCCACCGGTTCCTCCGCGACCTGCTCGGCGACGCGACCCTCGCCAAGGACGCGACGCAAGAGACCTTCGTCCGCGCGTACCGGAAGCTTGGGACCTTCGAGTCCGGCGCGAACGTCGTGCCCTGGCTCTTCGGCATCGCGCGGAACGTGTCGCTCGAGCTGCGGAAGGCGCGCGCGCGGACGGGCAAGTGGATGGTCTCCGATCCCGACGCCGACGCGGCGTGCGAGAGCAGCCCCGAGCGCGACCTCCTCGGGCGCGAGGCGCTGCGCGTGGTGGGGGCGGCGCTCTCGCAGCTGCCGGAGGAGCGGCGCGCGATGCTCTTGCTGCGGCTCGATCACGGGCTGTCGTACGACGACATCGCCGTGACGATGGGCTGCTCGCTCGCGAAGGTGAAGGTCGAGATCTTCCGCGCGCGCGAGGTGCTGCGCGACGTGATGGCGACGTACCAAGGAGGAGAGAGATGA
- a CDS encoding thioredoxin domain-containing protein, whose product MNKLTPWILSLLTITQCAHSEAVEEPAPTKTAAAVAPSPTVALLKSDADPAVKVPIDGLPSFGDESAAVTVVMFTDYECPYCAKANARFTKLKEEYGADLRVVVASQPLPIHDHAAAAARAFLAAVEQGKGEAMHAKLFAMNDASQTMDDEGLRGAAREIGLDVAAFDRARTGPSTASALAKSEVLSSKLGVNGTPTFFVNGRRIVGARPIETFRALFDEERTKTRANGLDYAHLIAQLPEPLPPKVELVEDDSVYDVDVASAPTRGAFQGPITVVLFSDYECPYCVRAEKTLRELEAQRPGQIKIAYKFRPLPFHKNARLAAKASLAAERQGKFWPYHDVLLQHRDALGRDDLIKYATELGLSPGRFERDMDDPALEERIKADEEQADKLGAKGTPTAFMNGRRITGAQPLPRWLGLAERVKPSAN is encoded by the coding sequence GTGAACAAGCTCACTCCTTGGATCCTCTCCCTCCTCACCATCACGCAGTGCGCCCACTCGGAGGCGGTCGAAGAGCCCGCGCCGACGAAGACCGCCGCCGCGGTCGCGCCGTCACCGACCGTCGCGCTGCTGAAGAGCGACGCCGACCCCGCGGTGAAGGTGCCGATCGACGGCCTGCCTTCGTTCGGGGACGAGAGCGCCGCCGTCACCGTCGTGATGTTCACCGACTACGAGTGCCCCTACTGCGCGAAGGCGAACGCGCGGTTCACGAAGCTGAAGGAAGAGTACGGCGCCGACCTCCGCGTCGTCGTCGCGAGCCAGCCGCTCCCGATCCACGACCACGCCGCCGCGGCCGCGCGCGCGTTCCTCGCCGCGGTCGAGCAAGGCAAGGGCGAGGCGATGCACGCGAAGCTCTTCGCGATGAACGACGCGTCGCAGACGATGGACGACGAAGGCCTCCGCGGCGCCGCGCGCGAGATCGGGCTCGACGTCGCCGCGTTCGACCGGGCGCGCACGGGGCCGTCCACGGCCTCCGCGCTCGCGAAGTCGGAGGTCCTCTCGAGCAAGCTCGGGGTGAACGGCACGCCGACGTTCTTCGTGAACGGGCGCCGCATCGTCGGCGCGCGGCCGATCGAGACGTTCCGCGCCCTCTTCGACGAGGAGCGCACGAAGACGCGCGCGAACGGGCTCGACTACGCTCATCTCATCGCGCAGCTGCCGGAGCCACTGCCGCCGAAGGTCGAGCTCGTCGAGGACGACTCCGTCTACGACGTCGACGTCGCGTCGGCCCCCACCCGCGGCGCCTTCCAGGGACCGATCACGGTGGTGCTCTTCTCCGACTACGAGTGCCCCTACTGCGTGCGGGCGGAGAAGACGCTGCGCGAGCTCGAGGCGCAGCGGCCCGGGCAGATCAAGATCGCCTACAAGTTCCGCCCGCTCCCGTTCCACAAGAACGCGCGGCTCGCGGCGAAGGCGTCGCTCGCGGCGGAGCGGCAAGGGAAGTTCTGGCCGTACCACGACGTGCTCCTCCAGCATCGCGACGCGCTCGGGCGCGACGACCTGATCAAGTACGCGACGGAGCTCGGGCTCAGCCCCGGCCGCTTCGAGCGCGACATGGATGATCCCGCGCTCGAGGAGCGCATCAAGGCCGATGAGGAGCAGGCGGACAAGCTCGGCGCGAAGGGCACGCCGACCGCGTTCATGAACGGCCGCCGCATCACCGGCGCGCAGCCGCTCCCGAGGTGGCTCGGGTTGGCGGAGCGCGTCAAACCGTCCGCGAACTGA
- a CDS encoding VOC family protein: MSGEHIGITGYDSFHFVVENLERSRKFYLERFDFKEVARAGDELVQRGGQQASVFGAGDARVVVSTPLRQSSKAARFLKHHPAGVMSLSFRVTNLDETIAFLEKRGGTFLADPLEDKDESGGTYRSIEIATPLGDVAFRFVERKDYKRFAPGFVDVGGGHASNPVNMFGIRDIDHVTSNGLTMQPIIGWYRDVLGMEPFWDISFHTQDVAKARVSGSGLRSIVMWDPKSGVKFATNEPLRPHFRDSQIAKFVEDNKGPGVQHIAFAVDNIISSVEELKRRGVDFMETPKAYYLALPERLAALGITNVKEEIAELERLQILVDGAHSKYMLQIFLREAATMYDEVRAGPFFYEVIQRCGDEGFGYGNFRALFESIERFQKGSPAKAS; this comes from the coding sequence ATGTCCGGCGAGCACATCGGGATCACGGGTTACGACAGCTTCCACTTCGTCGTCGAGAACCTCGAGCGGAGCCGCAAGTTCTATCTCGAGCGCTTCGACTTCAAGGAGGTCGCGCGCGCGGGCGACGAGCTCGTGCAGCGCGGCGGCCAGCAGGCGTCCGTGTTCGGCGCGGGCGACGCGCGCGTCGTCGTGTCGACGCCGCTCCGGCAGTCGTCGAAGGCGGCGCGTTTCCTGAAGCACCACCCCGCCGGGGTGATGAGCCTCAGCTTCCGGGTGACGAACCTCGACGAGACGATCGCGTTCCTCGAGAAGCGCGGCGGCACGTTCCTCGCGGACCCGCTCGAGGACAAGGACGAGAGCGGCGGCACCTACCGCTCGATCGAGATCGCGACGCCGCTCGGCGACGTCGCCTTCCGCTTCGTCGAGCGCAAGGACTACAAGCGATTCGCGCCCGGCTTCGTCGACGTCGGCGGCGGGCACGCGTCGAACCCGGTCAACATGTTCGGCATCCGTGACATCGATCACGTCACGTCGAACGGCCTCACGATGCAGCCGATCATCGGCTGGTACCGCGACGTGCTCGGGATGGAGCCGTTCTGGGACATCAGCTTCCACACACAGGACGTCGCGAAGGCGCGCGTGTCGGGGTCGGGCCTCCGCTCGATCGTGATGTGGGATCCGAAGAGCGGGGTGAAGTTCGCGACGAACGAGCCGCTCCGCCCCCACTTCCGCGACTCGCAGATCGCGAAGTTCGTCGAGGACAACAAGGGCCCCGGCGTCCAGCACATCGCCTTCGCGGTCGACAACATCATCAGCTCGGTCGAGGAGCTGAAGCGCCGCGGCGTCGACTTCATGGAGACGCCGAAGGCGTATTACCTCGCGCTGCCGGAGCGCCTCGCCGCGCTCGGCATCACGAACGTGAAGGAGGAGATCGCGGAGCTCGAGCGCCTCCAGATCCTCGTCGACGGCGCGCACTCGAAGTACATGCTCCAGATCTTCCTCCGCGAAGCGGCGACGATGTACGACGAGGTTCGCGCGGGTCCGTTCTTCTACGAGGTCATCCAGCGCTGCGGCGACGAGGGCTTCGGCTACGGCAACTTCCGCGCGCTCTTCGAGAGCATCGAGCGCTTCCAGAAGGGCTCCCCCGCGAAGGCGTCATGA
- a CDS encoding homogentisate 1,2-dioxygenase yields MIDRMSVGLMPDKPHTALRDENGHLFYEEMFTRGGFSGAFTYLYHRFAPTPALEVTPSRRGHPVPKLHEPGLHPLKRRLYDTRRMKASGTVFDGRVPILFNKDVAIYFAVPAASDDAYFANGDGDELWYVQEGALRLESSCGWLPVREGDYVWIPKSMIHRWHLVSGSARMMCFEGTQGVMIPNDFRNPVGQLKMDAPYTHRDFVRPEGPIATPDAIPEGPHELYVKKGGAFTKLVLERTPMDVVGWDGFAYPWAFNIEKYQPKTGLVHLPPTIHTTFAGPGFLVCSFVPRVTDTHPQAIPCPYPHSSVDCDEVILYVRGNFTSRRGVGPGALSLHPAGVVHGPHPGAYEASIGTVRTDEMAVMLDTYLPLLPTLSSQSLEDAGYHDTWRSAK; encoded by the coding sequence ATGATCGATCGCATGAGCGTCGGGCTCATGCCCGACAAGCCGCACACGGCGCTGCGCGACGAGAACGGGCACCTCTTCTACGAGGAGATGTTCACGCGCGGCGGCTTCAGCGGCGCGTTCACGTACCTCTACCATCGGTTCGCGCCGACCCCCGCGCTCGAGGTCACGCCGTCGCGCCGCGGCCACCCGGTCCCGAAGCTCCACGAGCCGGGGCTCCATCCGCTGAAGCGCCGCCTCTACGACACACGGCGGATGAAGGCGTCGGGCACCGTCTTCGACGGCCGCGTGCCGATCCTCTTCAACAAGGACGTCGCGATCTACTTCGCGGTCCCGGCCGCGAGCGACGACGCGTACTTCGCGAACGGCGACGGCGACGAGCTCTGGTACGTGCAGGAGGGCGCGCTCCGCCTCGAGTCGTCGTGCGGATGGCTCCCGGTGCGGGAGGGCGACTACGTCTGGATCCCGAAGTCGATGATCCATCGCTGGCACCTCGTCTCCGGGTCCGCGCGGATGATGTGCTTCGAGGGCACGCAGGGCGTGATGATCCCGAACGACTTCCGGAACCCGGTCGGGCAATTGAAGATGGATGCGCCCTACACGCATCGCGACTTCGTCCGCCCGGAGGGGCCGATCGCGACGCCGGACGCCATCCCGGAAGGGCCGCACGAGCTCTACGTGAAGAAGGGCGGCGCGTTCACGAAGCTCGTCCTCGAGCGGACGCCGATGGACGTCGTGGGCTGGGACGGCTTCGCGTACCCGTGGGCCTTCAACATCGAGAAGTACCAGCCGAAGACGGGGCTCGTGCACCTCCCGCCGACGATCCACACGACCTTCGCCGGACCCGGCTTCCTCGTCTGCTCGTTCGTGCCGCGCGTGACGGACACGCACCCGCAGGCGATCCCGTGCCCGTACCCGCACTCGAGCGTCGACTGCGATGAGGTCATCCTCTACGTGCGCGGCAACTTCACGTCGCGGCGCGGGGTGGGGCCCGGCGCGCTCTCGCTCCACCCCGCCGGCGTGGTGCACGGCCCGCATCCGGGCGCGTACGAGGCGAGCATCGGCACGGTGCGCACCGACGAGATGGCGGTCATGCTCGACACCTACCTGCCGCTGCTCCCGACGCTATCGTCCCAAAGCTTGGAGGATGCCGGGTATCATGACACCTGGCGCTCCGCGAAGTAG
- a CDS encoding Uma2 family endonuclease: MLAHDLAHARPRRIRRAEYDRMAQLGFFRGERVELIRGTVVAMSPIGPPHSSVVDRLTRLLVRALDPRALVRIQQPFLAHDESEPEPDVAVVPDGLYADAHPDRAFLIIEVAESSLDYEREAKAPLYAASGVDEYWIVDVAARSIEVYSHPVNGRYRSLRTVDEDGSVTIAAFPDVTIEVATLFA, encoded by the coding sequence ATGCTGGCCCACGATCTCGCCCACGCAAGACCCCGCCGCATTCGCCGCGCCGAGTACGATCGCATGGCCCAGCTCGGCTTCTTCCGCGGCGAGCGGGTCGAGCTGATCCGCGGTACCGTCGTCGCGATGTCTCCGATCGGTCCGCCTCACTCGAGCGTCGTCGATCGGCTGACTCGGTTGCTCGTTCGCGCGCTCGATCCTCGTGCGCTGGTCCGGATTCAGCAACCGTTCCTCGCGCACGACGAGTCGGAGCCTGAACCCGACGTCGCGGTGGTCCCCGACGGGCTCTACGCCGACGCCCATCCGGATCGCGCGTTTCTCATCATCGAAGTGGCGGAGTCCTCGCTCGACTACGAGCGGGAGGCGAAGGCGCCGCTCTACGCCGCGTCCGGCGTCGACGAATATTGGATCGTCGACGTCGCGGCTCGCTCCATCGAGGTGTACTCGCACCCCGTGAACGGTCGCTACCGTAGCCTCCGCACCGTCGACGAGGACGGCTCCGTCACGATCGCCGCGTTCCCGGACGTGACCATCGAGGTCGCGACCCTCTTCGCGTGA
- a CDS encoding ABC transporter substrate-binding protein, with product MRRRAALLLLLAACTRDQAASDATRPIEMLVPTDAETLDPRYATDAVALRTTRLLHAGLVRLDPSTLEPRPYLARSWEWDEGRLRVRLREARFHSGAPFGARDVAATIAAFQSPAVGSRHARVVEPIDRVTIEDERTVLVSLKHPHATLLTDLEIPILRADEAAGPPRGDGSLDGLGPFMVARREEGAIVLAPAKDGALPAPAHGVTIRTVHDENARALRMHAGRADLVVNGFSPTLLPSFTKTRGIDVVARPGANLTYLLVNHESGLGANEKVRRALAAGIDRARIAATLFAGHATAASTLLPPTHWAHTPAAAIAFDRDGVRAELGAAGVPLPLRLTLLTSTDRLRNTIARQLAQDFAPLGIELEVVPLELGTMLARLNAGDFELAMLQMPEVTEPNVLRFFLHSSNVPPAGANRGRVRDPAIDRLLDQAAAKNDPTERRALYADLERTIAARASLIPLWHEDQIAVTSARAAGFQPSAEGRWLDLARLP from the coding sequence ATGCGTCGGCGCGCGGCCCTGCTCCTGCTACTCGCCGCGTGCACGCGCGACCAGGCGGCGTCCGACGCGACCCGCCCGATCGAGATGCTCGTCCCGACCGACGCGGAGACGCTCGATCCCCGCTACGCGACGGACGCCGTCGCGCTCCGCACGACGCGGCTCCTCCACGCCGGCCTCGTGCGCCTCGATCCGAGCACGCTCGAGCCGCGCCCGTACCTCGCGCGATCGTGGGAGTGGGACGAGGGCCGCCTCCGCGTGCGCCTCCGCGAGGCGCGGTTCCACTCCGGCGCGCCGTTCGGCGCGCGCGACGTCGCGGCGACGATCGCCGCGTTCCAGTCGCCGGCGGTGGGCTCGCGTCACGCGCGCGTGGTCGAGCCGATCGATCGCGTCACGATCGAGGACGAGCGCACGGTGCTCGTCTCGCTGAAGCATCCGCACGCGACGCTGCTGACCGATCTCGAGATCCCGATCCTCCGCGCCGACGAGGCGGCCGGACCTCCGCGCGGCGACGGCTCGCTCGACGGCCTCGGTCCGTTCATGGTCGCGCGACGAGAAGAGGGCGCGATCGTCCTCGCGCCGGCGAAGGACGGCGCGCTGCCGGCGCCGGCGCACGGCGTCACGATCCGCACCGTGCACGACGAGAACGCGCGCGCGCTGCGGATGCACGCCGGCCGCGCGGACCTCGTCGTCAACGGGTTCTCCCCCACCCTCTTGCCCTCGTTCACGAAGACGCGAGGGATCGACGTCGTCGCGCGTCCAGGCGCGAACCTCACCTACCTGCTCGTGAACCACGAGAGCGGCCTCGGCGCGAACGAGAAGGTCCGGCGCGCGCTCGCGGCGGGGATCGATCGCGCGCGCATCGCGGCGACGCTCTTCGCCGGCCACGCGACGGCGGCGAGCACGCTGCTGCCGCCCACGCACTGGGCGCACACGCCGGCGGCCGCGATCGCGTTCGATCGTGACGGCGTCCGCGCGGAGCTCGGCGCCGCGGGCGTTCCCCTGCCGCTCCGCTTGACGCTCCTCACTTCGACCGATCGGCTCCGCAACACGATCGCGCGCCAGCTCGCGCAGGACTTCGCGCCGCTCGGGATCGAGCTCGAGGTGGTGCCGCTCGAGCTCGGGACGATGCTCGCGCGCCTCAACGCCGGCGACTTCGAGCTCGCGATGCTGCAGATGCCGGAGGTGACGGAGCCGAACGTCCTCCGCTTCTTCCTCCACTCCTCGAACGTCCCCCCCGCCGGCGCGAACCGCGGCCGCGTCCGCGATCCGGCGATCGATCGCCTCCTCGATCAGGCCGCCGCGAAGAACGATCCCACGGAGCGCCGCGCGCTCTACGCCGACCTCGAACGCACGATCGCCGCGCGCGCCTCCCTCATCCCGCTATGGCACGAAGACCAGATCGCGGTGACGAGCGCGCGCGCCGCGGGCTTCCAGCCGAGCGCGGAAGGCCGCTGGCTCGACCTCGCCCGGCTTCCGTAG